The Neorhodopirellula lusitana genome includes a window with the following:
- the sucD gene encoding succinate--CoA ligase subunit alpha — protein MSILVDKNTKVICQGITGNAGKFHALGCRDYGTQLVGGVTPGKGGQDVEGMPVFDTVEEAVQQTGADATMIFVPPPFTADAILEAIDAGIRVIAAITEGVPVIDMVRVYEKVKASNSILIGPNCPGLITPGECKIGIMPGYIHTPGKIGVMSRSGTLTYEAVWQTSNLKLGQSTCVGLGGDPIVGTNYIDLFKLYQEDDQTEAILMIGEIGGSAEEEAAAYVKEHVTKPVAAFIAGRTAPPGKRMGHAGAIISGGKGTAEEKVAALEDAGIVVAPSPAEMGEAIVQAMKNA, from the coding sequence ATGAGTATTCTGGTCGATAAGAACACCAAGGTCATCTGCCAAGGTATTACGGGGAATGCGGGCAAGTTCCACGCGTTGGGTTGCCGTGATTACGGCACGCAACTCGTCGGCGGTGTGACACCGGGCAAAGGCGGCCAAGACGTCGAAGGCATGCCAGTCTTCGATACCGTCGAAGAAGCCGTTCAGCAAACCGGTGCGGATGCCACGATGATTTTCGTGCCACCACCGTTCACCGCCGACGCGATTCTCGAAGCCATTGATGCGGGCATTCGCGTCATCGCCGCAATCACCGAGGGCGTGCCGGTCATCGACATGGTTCGCGTTTACGAAAAAGTCAAAGCAAGCAATTCGATCCTGATCGGTCCGAACTGCCCTGGTTTGATCACTCCCGGCGAATGCAAAATCGGCATCATGCCCGGTTACATCCACACGCCTGGCAAGATTGGCGTGATGAGCCGCAGCGGAACGTTGACGTACGAAGCCGTTTGGCAGACCAGTAACCTGAAGCTCGGTCAAAGCACCTGCGTTGGCCTGGGTGGGGACCCGATTGTAGGCACGAACTACATCGACCTGTTCAAGCTGTACCAGGAAGATGACCAAACCGAAGCGATCTTGATGATCGGTGAAATCGGAGGCAGTGCCGAAGAAGAAGCCGCTGCTTACGTCAAGGAGCACGTCACCAAGCCAGTCGCTGCGTTCATCGCCGGACGCACCGCACCTCCCGGCAAACGCATGGGCCACGCCGGAGCGATCATCAGTGGTGGTAAGGGAACGGCTGAAGAAAAGGTTGCCGCTCTGGAAGACGCCGGTATCGTCGTCGCACCAAGCCCTGCCGAAATGGGCGAAGCAATTGTCCAAGCAATGAAGAACGCCTAG
- a CDS encoding ExbD/TolR family protein has translation MRTEIFEEESIEPQMAPLIDCVFLLLIFFLVATTLKKLERQLPVSLPPAVQAQEVAMDPQTLVIGVDLEGRMYLSGNMATPGVLMRQLDEVATHQPDRPVRIDADCGTPFEHVVQALEALNVRSISNVSVHVADRK, from the coding sequence ATGAGAACCGAGATTTTCGAAGAAGAATCCATCGAACCCCAAATGGCTCCGCTGATCGATTGCGTGTTCCTGTTGTTGATCTTTTTCCTGGTGGCCACCACGCTGAAAAAGCTAGAGCGTCAACTACCGGTCTCGCTCCCACCCGCGGTCCAGGCACAAGAGGTCGCCATGGATCCGCAGACACTCGTCATCGGAGTGGATCTGGAGGGGCGGATGTACCTGAGCGGCAACATGGCAACACCCGGCGTCCTCATGCGTCAGCTTGACGAAGTAGCCACCCATCAACCCGATCGTCCCGTGCGCATCGACGCCGATTGCGGAACGCCCTTCGAACACGTTGTCCAGGCCCTGGAGGCACTGAACGTGCGGTCCATCTCCAACGTCTCCGTTCATGTTGCTGATCGGAAATAG
- a CDS encoding MotA/TolQ/ExbB proton channel family protein, whose translation MVRHRTAGYQITSQLAGDVAAREIRRHTQRLFPIALVATLEPLLGLLGTMLGMIGAFETVAVAGSMGDASIVADDIAKALVTTAVGLIIAIPAVFMYHYLKSQIGFGSASLDQAASGLISDWMLLTTNDTSVANTTELTGIKSGAATSDAEVTG comes from the coding sequence GTGGTCCGTCATCGTACCGCTGGTTATCAAATCACATCCCAATTGGCTGGCGATGTGGCCGCTCGAGAGATCCGGCGTCACACGCAACGTTTATTCCCCATCGCCCTGGTCGCAACGCTCGAGCCATTGCTCGGACTACTCGGCACCATGCTGGGAATGATCGGTGCCTTCGAAACCGTCGCCGTAGCGGGCTCGATGGGCGACGCTTCCATCGTGGCCGACGATATCGCCAAAGCCTTGGTGACCACGGCTGTTGGATTGATCATCGCGATCCCAGCCGTGTTCATGTACCACTACCTGAAAAGCCAAATTGGCTTCGGAAGTGCCTCACTCGACCAAGCCGCCAGCGGCCTGATTAGCGACTGGATGCTGCTAACTACGAACGACACATCGGTCGCGAACACGACTGAACTGACTGGTATCAAATCTGGGGCTGCCACCTCCGATGCCGAGGTGACTGGATGA
- a CDS encoding SGNH/GDSL hydrolase family protein: MFQAAAASVAAASVLSQPKLASALDATASQAASETGSATLKKNAVVLFQGDSITDAGRDRKNQSANSPRSLGRGYPLLIAAELLRDQASQNLQIYNRGISGHKVPDLAKRWQADCIDLKPDVLSILVGVNDIWHKLNGRYDGTVQDYETGYTELIKETQSKLPDTRIVICEPFVLRCGAVKDNWFPEFTERLEVARQVASNLSLERVAFQDMFDEAIKIAEPSYWAGDGVHPTVAGHALMAKTWRETLNI, translated from the coding sequence ATGTTCCAAGCCGCAGCCGCTTCCGTCGCTGCCGCCAGTGTCCTCAGCCAGCCCAAATTGGCCTCCGCTTTGGATGCGACAGCCAGCCAAGCCGCCAGCGAAACTGGTAGTGCAACGCTAAAAAAGAACGCAGTTGTGCTGTTCCAAGGTGACTCGATCACCGATGCCGGACGCGACCGAAAAAACCAATCCGCGAACTCCCCCCGATCCTTGGGGAGAGGCTACCCGCTGCTAATCGCGGCTGAACTGCTACGCGACCAAGCCAGCCAAAATTTGCAGATCTACAACCGCGGTATCAGCGGCCACAAAGTCCCTGACTTGGCCAAACGATGGCAAGCTGACTGCATCGACTTGAAGCCAGATGTATTAAGCATCCTGGTCGGCGTGAACGATATTTGGCACAAACTAAATGGTCGCTACGACGGCACAGTCCAGGACTACGAAACCGGCTACACAGAACTAATTAAGGAAACACAATCCAAGCTGCCCGACACCCGGATCGTGATTTGCGAACCCTTTGTTTTGCGCTGCGGTGCGGTCAAAGACAATTGGTTCCCTGAGTTCACCGAGCGTCTGGAAGTCGCCCGCCAAGTCGCCTCGAACTTGTCGCTCGAACGCGTCGCGTTCCAAGATATGTTTGACGAAGCCATCAAAATTGCGGAACCCAGCTATTGGGCTGGCGATGGGGTGCACCCAACGGTAGCTGGCCACGCCCTGATGGCAAAAACTTGGCGAGAAACGCTCAACATCTAA
- a CDS encoding phytoene desaturase family protein codes for MAKDFLKDAADEYDVVVIGSGLAGMTSANILGRAGHRVLLLEQHYKLGGLATWFLRPGGHTFDISLHGFPYGMVKSCRRYWSRDIADRIVQLKNIRFDNPQFSLTTTFNREDFTRLLVSKFGIEEPVVNEFFDTARNMNFYDDQSTTTRQLFDRFFPGRDDVVRLLMEPITYANGSTLEDPALTYGIVFSNFMNKGVFIYEGGTDDLIARMKKELTANGVDIRINCPVDEIEVSNNPINGTRVSGVKVHGRSIKCRAVVSNANLRTTILKMIGPEKLDRDFVEQTQAVRLNNSSTQVYMALKPGEEIDESSGDLFFTSTSKEFRTDLLLSRDITSRTFSFYYPRTRPTKKERYAIVSSTNANWSDWADLNDEDYAASKQDLVDTTIDALEKYIPGIRNKIDRAEAATPRTFKHYTMHESGASFGTKFEGLAVSRALSDQISGMYHAGSVGIIMSGWLGAINYGVIVSNEVDQLLVKESTAV; via the coding sequence ATGGCAAAAGACTTCCTCAAAGACGCCGCTGACGAATACGACGTCGTGGTCATCGGTAGCGGCTTGGCCGGAATGACGTCGGCAAACATTCTGGGACGGGCCGGCCACCGAGTGCTGTTGCTTGAACAGCACTACAAATTAGGCGGACTCGCGACGTGGTTCCTACGCCCGGGCGGGCACACGTTCGACATTTCACTGCACGGTTTTCCCTACGGAATGGTCAAATCATGTCGTCGGTATTGGAGTCGCGATATCGCCGACCGCATCGTGCAACTGAAGAACATTCGTTTCGACAACCCTCAATTCTCGCTGACAACGACCTTCAATCGCGAAGACTTCACGCGTCTATTGGTTTCGAAATTCGGCATCGAGGAACCGGTCGTTAACGAGTTCTTCGATACCGCTCGCAACATGAATTTCTATGACGACCAGTCGACCACGACCCGTCAATTGTTCGATCGTTTTTTCCCTGGACGTGACGACGTCGTTCGCTTGTTGATGGAGCCGATCACCTACGCGAACGGCTCGACACTCGAAGACCCTGCGCTCACCTACGGCATCGTGTTCAGCAACTTCATGAACAAGGGCGTCTTCATCTACGAAGGCGGCACCGACGACCTGATCGCTCGAATGAAAAAGGAACTGACAGCCAACGGAGTCGACATCCGTATCAATTGCCCCGTCGATGAAATTGAAGTTTCCAACAATCCCATCAACGGCACCCGAGTATCCGGGGTCAAAGTCCATGGCCGTTCGATCAAATGCCGCGCCGTCGTCAGCAACGCAAATCTTCGCACCACCATCTTGAAAATGATCGGTCCGGAAAAACTCGACCGTGACTTCGTTGAACAGACCCAGGCCGTCCGGCTGAACAATTCCAGCACCCAGGTTTACATGGCGTTGAAACCGGGCGAAGAGATCGACGAATCATCTGGCGACCTGTTCTTCACATCGACGTCCAAAGAGTTCCGTACCGACCTATTGCTCAGCCGCGATATCACGTCGCGAACATTCAGCTTCTATTACCCTCGAACGCGGCCTACTAAAAAAGAACGCTACGCGATCGTCAGCAGCACCAACGCGAATTGGTCCGATTGGGCGGACCTGAATGACGAAGACTACGCCGCCAGCAAACAGGACCTGGTCGACACCACCATCGACGCCCTGGAAAAATACATCCCCGGAATTCGTAACAAGATCGACCGCGCCGAAGCGGCCACACCGCGCACCTTCAAGCACTACACCATGCACGAATCCGGCGCAAGCTTTGGCACCAAATTCGAAGGCCTTGCCGTCAGTCGCGCCTTGTCGGACCAGATCTCCGGCATGTACCACGCTGGCAGCGTCGGAATCATCATGAGCGGCTGGCTCGGAGCGATCAACTACGGCGTCATCGTCAGTAACGAAGTCGATCAGTTGCTGGTGAAAGAATCGACAGCGGTCTAG
- a CDS encoding beta-ketoacyl-[acyl-carrier-protein] synthase family protein, producing the protein MIAPTLTSQLPDDQRIVITGIGLTAPNGNDWQSFRQALLEKRSGVQPYEIRYFGETLAGVCDFDVKKYQSKKDVRRGTRAGSVGVYTANEAIAHSGLDWENVDRSRVGIYVGVTEHGNVETENEIFVIKGFDYDTSCWSHHHNPRTVANNPAGEIALNLGITGPHYTIGAACAAGNAGIIQGAQMLRLGECDLAIAGGTSESIHTFGIFASFNSQNALATHQDPTAASRPFDKKRNGIVVAEGGCLYTLERFSDAKARGAEIHGELVGYAMNTDATDFVLPNPERQTQCVNMALKRAGLEANQIDIVSTHATGTMSGDSQECLALRQVFGECTNTRINNTKSYIGHAMGAAGALELAGNLAAFNDKVAHPTINVDELDPNCDLPGLVLNEPEDKPQVDYILNNSFGMLGINSVVIVGRV; encoded by the coding sequence GTGATCGCTCCTACACTCACATCGCAGCTTCCCGATGACCAGCGGATTGTCATCACCGGAATCGGTCTGACCGCTCCCAACGGCAACGACTGGCAATCATTTCGCCAGGCTTTGCTGGAAAAACGTAGTGGCGTTCAGCCATACGAAATTCGTTATTTTGGCGAGACTTTGGCGGGCGTTTGTGATTTTGATGTCAAGAAATACCAGTCCAAAAAAGACGTAAGACGTGGCACACGAGCGGGCAGCGTTGGCGTCTACACGGCCAATGAAGCGATCGCTCATTCGGGCTTGGATTGGGAAAACGTCGATCGCTCGCGAGTCGGTATTTATGTCGGCGTGACTGAGCACGGCAACGTGGAGACCGAAAACGAAATTTTCGTGATCAAGGGTTTCGACTATGACACCAGTTGTTGGTCGCATCACCACAATCCGCGGACCGTGGCCAACAATCCAGCGGGCGAAATCGCTCTGAACCTGGGGATTACCGGGCCGCACTACACCATCGGAGCTGCTTGTGCGGCGGGCAATGCGGGCATCATTCAAGGAGCCCAAATGTTGCGGCTGGGCGAATGTGACCTGGCGATTGCCGGTGGGACGAGCGAGTCGATTCACACGTTTGGCATTTTTGCCAGCTTTAACAGCCAAAACGCGCTGGCCACTCACCAGGATCCAACCGCCGCGTCGCGTCCGTTTGACAAAAAACGCAACGGAATCGTGGTTGCCGAAGGCGGCTGCTTGTACACGCTGGAGCGTTTCAGTGACGCCAAAGCTCGGGGGGCGGAGATTCACGGCGAATTGGTGGGGTACGCGATGAACACCGACGCGACCGATTTTGTGCTGCCCAATCCCGAGCGACAAACCCAGTGCGTCAACATGGCGTTGAAGCGAGCGGGTTTGGAAGCAAATCAGATTGACATCGTCAGTACCCACGCGACGGGCACGATGAGCGGCGATTCCCAGGAATGCTTGGCACTGCGTCAGGTCTTTGGGGAGTGCACCAATACTCGCATCAACAACACCAAAAGCTATATCGGTCACGCCATGGGCGCGGCCGGGGCATTGGAGTTGGCCGGGAATTTAGCGGCGTTTAACGACAAAGTGGCTCACCCAACGATCAATGTCGATGAACTCGATCCGAATTGTGACCTGCCGGGTTTGGTGCTCAACGAGCCCGAGGACAAGCCACAGGTGGATTACATCTTGAACAATTCGTTCGGAATGTTGGGGATCAATTCGGTGGTCATCGTCGGTCGGGTTTAG
- a CDS encoding acyl carrier protein — protein MTPAEIRAEIIDILDDISPDEDLDGLDDQKAFRDQLELDSMDFLDIVMELRKRHRVQIPEEDYGNLASMHSTVTYLEPKMKDL, from the coding sequence ATGACCCCCGCTGAAATCCGCGCTGAAATCATCGACATTCTTGACGACATCTCTCCCGATGAGGATCTCGACGGGCTGGACGACCAGAAAGCATTCCGCGATCAACTCGAACTCGATTCGATGGACTTCCTCGATATCGTGATGGAATTGCGTAAACGCCATCGCGTGCAAATTCCAGAGGAAGATTACGGCAACCTGGCTAGCATGCACTCGACGGTGACCTACCTCGAACCCAAGATGAAAGATCTCTAG
- a CDS encoding phytoene desaturase family protein translates to MYDTIIIGAGMSGLAAGIRLAHFDQRVCILERHYTIGGLNSFYRMGGRDYDVGLHAMTNFARKGDKRGPLAKLIRQLRFGWEDFKLAEQIGSSIRFPDVALDFNNDIEMLESEIAKQFPDQIDGFRSLCGSLLDYSDMDGGAPDFMRSAREVMAEHLTEPLLIEMLICPLMWYGNAREDDMDFGQFCIMFRACYLEGFGRPYKGVRVILKNLVRKFRGLGGELKLRHGVSKIHVDNGRAVGVVLDDGTEIQGKRILSSAGNIETMRMCDDITTPDIAKAGKLSFIESISVLDRDPKELGFDRTIVFYNDSERFHWKRPDDTLCDTRTGVICSPNNYIYDNDEGQLPDGIVRITTLANHDRWSELPEARYRAEKITQYDAAVASSVRFMPDFRSNVIDTDVFTPKTIRRFTWHDNGAVYGAPDKQLDGATHLPNVYLCGTDQGFVGIVGAIVSGISMANRHCLATDL, encoded by the coding sequence ATGTACGACACCATCATCATTGGCGCGGGAATGAGCGGTCTGGCGGCCGGAATTCGTCTGGCGCATTTTGACCAGCGTGTCTGTATTCTCGAGCGCCACTACACCATCGGTGGCTTGAATTCGTTCTACCGGATGGGCGGTCGTGACTACGACGTCGGCTTGCATGCGATGACCAACTTCGCTCGTAAGGGCGATAAGCGGGGACCGCTGGCCAAGCTAATTCGACAGCTTCGGTTTGGCTGGGAAGATTTCAAGCTGGCCGAGCAAATCGGATCTTCGATTCGATTTCCGGACGTGGCACTCGATTTTAATAACGATATCGAAATGCTCGAAAGCGAGATTGCGAAGCAATTTCCAGATCAAATTGACGGCTTTCGATCTTTGTGTGGCTCGCTGTTGGATTACTCCGACATGGACGGCGGGGCCCCAGATTTCATGCGTAGCGCCCGTGAGGTCATGGCGGAGCACCTGACGGAGCCCTTGCTGATCGAGATGCTGATTTGCCCGCTGATGTGGTACGGCAACGCTCGTGAAGATGACATGGACTTTGGTCAGTTCTGCATCATGTTTCGGGCGTGTTATCTGGAAGGGTTCGGGCGTCCGTACAAGGGCGTTCGTGTCATCCTGAAGAATCTGGTGCGGAAGTTTCGTGGGCTCGGTGGTGAGTTGAAGCTTCGTCACGGGGTTTCGAAGATTCATGTGGACAATGGTCGCGCCGTGGGCGTGGTGCTGGATGACGGTACGGAGATCCAGGGCAAGCGAATCTTGTCGTCGGCGGGCAACATCGAGACGATGCGGATGTGCGATGACATCACCACGCCGGACATCGCCAAGGCAGGCAAACTATCGTTCATCGAGTCGATCAGCGTGTTGGACCGCGACCCGAAAGAACTGGGGTTCGATCGCACAATTGTGTTCTACAACGATTCAGAGCGTTTCCACTGGAAGCGGCCTGATGACACGCTGTGCGACACGCGGACGGGAGTGATTTGTAGCCCCAATAACTACATTTACGACAACGACGAAGGGCAATTGCCCGACGGAATTGTGCGGATCACGACGCTCGCCAATCACGATCGGTGGAGCGAGCTTCCCGAAGCGAGGTACCGCGCCGAGAAGATCACGCAGTACGATGCGGCGGTGGCTTCGTCGGTCCGGTTCATGCCCGACTTCCGGTCCAACGTGATCGATACCGACGTGTTCACGCCCAAGACGATTCGCCGCTTCACTTGGCACGACAACGGGGCCGTCTACGGTGCTCCCGATAAGCAGTTGGACGGTGCGACCCATTTGCCCAATGTTTATCTGTGCGGCACGGATCAGGGGTTTGTTGGCATCGTGGGCGCGATTGTCAGCGGCATCAGCATGGCCAACCGTCACTGTTTGGCGACGGATCTTTAA
- a CDS encoding glycosyltransferase family 9 protein, with translation MSIKENTSPSLSVFQGDAEATPADSPRILVSRLSAIGDAILTMPVVCCIRDAFPNAFIGWAVESKVVPVVQHHRALDTVIELRPGWYRSPTSLAETRKHLRDLRFDLTIDCQGTLRSSLACYLSGASRRIGFHGKHLWDLGGVLNNEKVSPVFHHQTDRALELLTPLGIHHPKVKWELPIEKSDLKWASDFRSKIKSPRVAILNPGGAWASNLWEPDRFASTARYLADRYGYHSLVVWGTFNERLMAERIVELSEGTVSLAPDTSLKTLAALIKTADLFISGDTGPLHMSVAVGTKTIGLYGATRPGDSGPYGQVALQLQYESGSRRHRRAADNRAMRAIGVEHVCAVVDEMHAKKRVARAA, from the coding sequence ATGTCGATCAAAGAGAATACTTCGCCCAGCCTGTCGGTCTTTCAAGGCGACGCCGAAGCGACTCCCGCTGATTCACCTCGCATCCTGGTGTCTCGGTTGAGTGCGATTGGTGACGCGATTCTGACGATGCCTGTGGTGTGTTGCATTCGCGACGCCTTTCCCAACGCATTCATTGGCTGGGCTGTTGAATCCAAGGTGGTGCCGGTTGTTCAGCATCATCGAGCTCTCGATACCGTCATTGAGCTTCGACCGGGCTGGTATCGGTCGCCGACCTCGCTGGCGGAAACACGCAAGCATCTCCGAGACCTGCGTTTTGATCTCACGATCGATTGTCAGGGAACCCTGCGTTCTTCGCTCGCTTGTTATCTCAGTGGTGCGTCCCGTCGCATCGGTTTTCACGGAAAGCACCTTTGGGATTTGGGTGGCGTGTTAAACAACGAAAAAGTCTCCCCGGTCTTTCACCACCAGACTGACCGTGCGTTGGAATTGTTGACGCCGCTTGGGATTCATCACCCGAAGGTGAAATGGGAATTACCGATTGAAAAATCGGATTTGAAGTGGGCCAGTGATTTTCGGTCGAAGATCAAGTCACCGAGGGTTGCGATTTTGAACCCAGGTGGTGCCTGGGCATCCAACCTTTGGGAGCCTGATCGGTTTGCGTCCACGGCTCGATATTTGGCGGATCGCTACGGCTACCACAGTCTGGTGGTGTGGGGCACGTTCAACGAGCGACTGATGGCGGAACGAATTGTGGAGCTTTCCGAAGGGACGGTTTCATTGGCACCGGACACTTCATTGAAAACATTGGCCGCGTTGATCAAAACCGCTGATTTATTCATTAGCGGCGATACCGGTCCGCTGCACATGTCGGTTGCGGTGGGTACCAAGACGATTGGGTTGTACGGTGCGACAAGGCCAGGTGATAGCGGGCCGTATGGCCAAGTGGCATTGCAGTTGCAGTATGAGTCCGGCAGCCGGCGCCATCGCCGAGCCGCCGACAATCGAGCCATGCGGGCAATCGGTGTGGAGCATGTTTGTGCCGTCGTGGACGAGATGCATGCGAAAAAGAGGGTGGCGCGGGCTGCCTAA
- a CDS encoding DUF4112 domain-containing protein, with product MSEPKSLPESRAVSRSRSAVGGHATPGLHPANKVVLPPMRWVDRFTHLLDTKFRIPGTSIRFGGDFLLGLVPGAGDGISLVMSGLLIATMAKNGASFRLVLRMLGNVVVDAIVGTVPLAGNVFDLFFKANTRNLALMREYYEQGKHTGRSWPVIVAILAVILTVFIALFLLIAWLLKEVWQFLF from the coding sequence GTGTCCGAACCAAAGTCATTGCCTGAGTCGCGTGCTGTTTCCCGGTCGCGGTCAGCGGTAGGCGGGCACGCGACGCCGGGGCTGCATCCGGCCAATAAAGTTGTGCTACCGCCGATGCGGTGGGTGGACCGTTTTACACACTTGTTGGATACCAAGTTTCGAATTCCTGGAACGAGCATCCGCTTTGGCGGCGACTTCTTGCTCGGGTTGGTCCCCGGGGCGGGCGATGGAATTAGCCTGGTGATGTCGGGCTTATTGATCGCAACGATGGCCAAGAACGGTGCCAGTTTTCGGCTGGTGTTGCGCATGCTTGGCAACGTGGTGGTCGATGCGATTGTGGGAACAGTCCCGCTTGCGGGGAACGTGTTCGATCTGTTCTTTAAGGCGAACACCCGCAATCTGGCGTTGATGCGGGAGTACTATGAACAGGGCAAGCACACGGGGCGATCTTGGCCGGTGATCGTCGCGATTTTGGCGGTGATCTTGACCGTGTTCATCGCGTTGTTCTTGCTGATTGCCTGGCTCTTGAAAGAAGTCTGGCAGTTCCTTTTTTGA
- the pgl gene encoding 6-phosphogluconolactonase has product MKPSTLHTCSSLDELSTTVADAFCELAAESISQRGVFRVSLSGGSTPKRLYELLAKRDLDWDNIHWFWGDERNVPHDHDDSNYRMVREALLNHLPQDQVHAFPVPVDPSNPAETAKQYEAILRKEFAGQATPQWDLSLLGMGDDAHTASLFPGTLAINEQQRWFVENFVAKFDAYRYTLTAPAINSSRYKWFLIAGANKQVALDQVWNHDRQVNTIPSQLIESPIWYVSQEAMPA; this is encoded by the coding sequence ATGAAACCTTCGACCCTGCACACCTGCTCGTCACTCGACGAACTCTCTACAACCGTCGCCGACGCGTTTTGCGAGTTGGCCGCAGAGTCCATTTCGCAGCGTGGCGTCTTCCGCGTCTCGCTTTCGGGTGGATCAACTCCCAAACGTCTTTATGAACTGTTGGCCAAACGCGATCTCGACTGGGACAACATTCATTGGTTCTGGGGCGATGAACGGAACGTGCCCCACGATCACGACGATTCCAACTACCGCATGGTGCGTGAAGCCCTACTAAACCACCTGCCGCAAGACCAGGTCCACGCCTTTCCCGTACCGGTCGATCCAAGCAACCCAGCGGAAACGGCCAAGCAATACGAAGCGATACTGCGAAAAGAGTTCGCCGGCCAGGCAACTCCTCAGTGGGACCTCTCGCTGCTTGGCATGGGGGACGACGCCCACACCGCATCACTGTTCCCTGGGACCCTAGCGATCAACGAACAACAGCGATGGTTCGTCGAGAACTTTGTCGCCAAATTCGACGCCTATCGTTACACGCTAACGGCACCAGCAATCAATTCATCGCGTTACAAGTGGTTCCTGATCGCCGGTGCCAACAAGCAAGTCGCACTCGACCAAGTTTGGAACCATGATCGCCAAGTCAACACGATCCCGTCGCAACTGATCGAATCCCCGATTTGGTACGTCAGCCAAGAGGCTATGCCTGCATAG